Proteins encoded in a region of the Candidatus Rokuibacteriota bacterium genome:
- a CDS encoding enoyl-CoA hydratase translates to MAEDLLYEVKDRIATITLNRPDKLNAFTRSMIDAWAKSLAEAQRDDDVNVVVVTGAGRAFCAGGDVGRMGEGEPTPLEHKNQLWENIHRVPRTLEQMDKPVIAMVNGVAVGAGMGMCLMCDVRVASDEARFSTGYVKVGLVPGDGDTYFLPRLVGPAKALELLWTADFIDAQEALRLGIVNRVVPAAELREATYALARQIAEGPQIPIRMIKRLVYQSLRLDLRTHLDLVSSHMAIARETEDHKEGVQAFKEKRAPKFTGR, encoded by the coding sequence TCTTCTCTACGAGGTCAAGGACCGGATCGCGACGATCACGCTGAACCGCCCCGACAAGCTCAACGCCTTCACGCGGTCGATGATCGACGCCTGGGCGAAGTCGCTCGCCGAGGCCCAGCGCGATGACGACGTCAACGTGGTGGTCGTGACCGGCGCCGGGCGCGCCTTCTGCGCCGGCGGCGACGTGGGCCGCATGGGGGAGGGCGAGCCCACGCCGCTCGAGCACAAGAACCAGCTGTGGGAGAACATCCACCGCGTCCCCAGGACGCTGGAGCAGATGGACAAGCCGGTGATCGCGATGGTCAACGGCGTGGCTGTCGGTGCCGGGATGGGCATGTGCCTGATGTGCGACGTGCGGGTGGCCTCGGACGAGGCGCGCTTTTCGACGGGCTACGTGAAGGTCGGGCTCGTCCCGGGTGACGGCGACACCTACTTCCTGCCGCGATTGGTCGGTCCCGCCAAGGCGCTGGAGCTCCTGTGGACAGCCGACTTCATCGACGCGCAGGAAGCGCTCAGGCTCGGCATCGTCAACCGCGTCGTCCCCGCTGCCGAGCTGCGGGAGGCCACCTACGCGCTCGCCAGGCAGATCGCCGAGGGCCCCCAGATCCCCATCCGGATGATCAAGCGGCTCGTCTACCAGAGCCTCCGCCTCGACCTCCGCACGCACCTGGACCTGGTCTCGTCTCACATGGCGATCGCGCGCGAGACCGAGGACCACAAGGAGGGGGTGCAGGCCTTCAAGGAGAAGCGGGCGCCCAAGTTCACTGGCCGCTAG